A single genomic interval of Methylobacterium bullatum harbors:
- the glnA gene encoding Glutamine synthetase — protein sequence MAKTADQVLKEIKDNDVKYVDFRFTDPRGKWQHVTFDVSLVDEEIFAEGTMFDGSSIAGWKAINESDMLLMPDPATACMDPFFSASTMSIVCDVLEPSSGLPYSRDPRSTAKLAEAFLKSTGIGDTIYVGPEAEFFVFDDVKFGSDPYHTGFQLDSVELPTNGFTDYEGGNLGHRVATKGGYFPVPPQDSAQDMRGEMLAAMQSMGVKVEKHHHEVASAQHELGMKFDTLTLLADHMQIYKYAIHNVAQSYGKTATFMPKPVYGDNGSGMHVHQSIWKDGKPIFAGDKYADLSQECLWYIGGIIKHAKALNAFTNPSTNSYKRLVPGYEAPVLLAYSARNRSASCRIPWTTNPKAKRVEVRFPDPMANPYLAFSALLMAGLDGIINKIDPGPAMDKDLYDLPPRELKKIPTVCGSLREALTNLDRDRAFLKAGGVFSDDQIDSFIELKMTEVMRYEMTPHPVEFTMYYSL from the coding sequence ATGGCAAAGACCGCCGATCAGGTCCTCAAGGAAATCAAGGACAACGACGTCAAGTACGTCGATTTCCGCTTCACCGATCCTCGGGGCAAGTGGCAGCACGTCACGTTCGACGTGTCCCTCGTCGATGAGGAAATCTTTGCCGAAGGCACGATGTTCGACGGCTCGTCGATCGCCGGCTGGAAGGCGATCAACGAATCCGACATGCTGCTGATGCCCGACCCGGCGACCGCCTGCATGGACCCGTTCTTCTCGGCCTCCACCATGTCGATCGTCTGCGACGTGCTCGAGCCCTCGTCCGGCCTGCCGTATTCGCGCGATCCGCGCAGCACCGCCAAGCTCGCCGAGGCGTTCCTCAAGTCCACCGGTATCGGCGACACGATCTATGTCGGCCCCGAGGCCGAGTTCTTCGTGTTCGACGACGTGAAGTTCGGCTCCGACCCGTACCATACCGGCTTCCAGCTCGATTCGGTGGAACTGCCCACCAACGGCTTCACCGATTACGAGGGCGGCAACCTCGGCCACCGCGTGGCCACCAAGGGCGGCTACTTCCCGGTGCCGCCGCAGGATTCGGCGCAGGACATGCGCGGCGAGATGCTGGCCGCCATGCAGTCCATGGGCGTGAAGGTCGAGAAGCACCACCACGAGGTGGCGAGCGCCCAGCACGAGCTCGGCATGAAGTTCGACACGCTGACCCTGCTCGCCGACCACATGCAGATCTACAAATACGCGATCCACAACGTGGCCCAGAGCTACGGCAAGACCGCGACCTTCATGCCCAAGCCCGTCTACGGCGACAACGGCTCGGGCATGCACGTGCACCAGTCGATCTGGAAGGACGGCAAGCCGATCTTCGCCGGCGACAAGTATGCCGATCTCAGCCAGGAATGCCTCTGGTACATCGGCGGCATCATCAAGCACGCCAAGGCGCTGAACGCCTTCACCAACCCGTCCACCAACTCCTACAAGCGCCTGGTGCCGGGCTACGAGGCCCCCGTGCTGCTGGCCTACTCGGCCCGCAACCGTTCGGCCTCCTGTCGCATCCCGTGGACGACGAACCCGAAGGCCAAGCGCGTCGAGGTCCGTTTCCCCGACCCGATGGCCAACCCCTACCTCGCCTTCTCGGCCCTGCTGATGGCCGGCCTCGACGGCATCATCAACAAGATCGATCCGGGCCCGGCCATGGACAAGGATCTCTACGACCTGCCCCCGCGCGAGTTGAAGAAGATCCCCACCGTCTGCGGCAGCCTGCGTGAGGCGCTGACCAACCTCGACCGCGACCGCGCCTTCCTCAAGGCCGGCGGCGTGTTCTCGGACGACCAGATCGACTCGTTCATCGAACTGAAGATGACGGAAGTGATGCGCTACGAGATGACCCCGCATCCGGTCGAGTTCACGATGTACTACTCGCTCTGA
- the arcA_1 gene encoding Arginase: MDEKRCILIGVPVQEGTRRLGCDMGPSAYRAAGLGGALTALGLVVEDRGNIAPAPGEAVAHSNPSVTNLSDFARWTSALSEAAYLAGGEGLPIFLGGDHSLSAGTISGMSRRAAEDGRELHVLWLDAHPDLHTLETTTSGNLHGVPMAYAIGLNGFGPYLPPPVAPVKPQNVCMIGLRSVDPAERRTIREAGITVHDMRAIDEFGIGILLKAFLDRVAAAGGWLHVSLDVDFLDPGIAPGVGTTVPGGATFREAHLAMEMLHDSGLVRSLDLVELNPFLDERGRTAILMTDLAASLMGRSVLDRPTRSF, encoded by the coding sequence ATGGACGAGAAACGCTGCATCCTCATTGGCGTGCCGGTCCAGGAGGGCACGAGGCGCCTCGGCTGCGACATGGGCCCGAGCGCCTACCGGGCCGCCGGTTTGGGCGGCGCCCTCACCGCCCTCGGCCTCGTGGTGGAGGATCGCGGGAACATCGCCCCGGCCCCCGGCGAGGCCGTCGCCCATTCCAATCCGAGCGTGACCAACCTCTCCGACTTCGCGCGCTGGACGTCCGCGCTCAGTGAGGCCGCCTATCTGGCCGGGGGCGAGGGCCTGCCGATCTTCCTCGGCGGCGATCACAGCCTCTCGGCGGGGACGATCTCGGGCATGAGCCGGCGGGCGGCCGAGGACGGCCGCGAGCTGCACGTGCTCTGGCTCGACGCGCATCCCGACCTCCACACCCTGGAGACGACGACGAGCGGCAACCTCCACGGCGTGCCCATGGCCTATGCAATCGGCCTCAACGGGTTCGGCCCCTACCTGCCGCCGCCCGTGGCGCCGGTGAAACCGCAGAACGTCTGCATGATCGGCCTGCGCAGCGTCGATCCGGCGGAGCGGCGGACGATCCGCGAGGCCGGGATCACCGTGCACGACATGCGGGCCATCGACGAGTTCGGCATCGGCATCCTGCTGAAGGCCTTCCTCGACCGCGTGGCCGCCGCCGGCGGATGGCTGCATGTGAGCCTCGACGTCGATTTCCTCGACCCCGGCATCGCGCCCGGCGTCGGCACCACGGTTCCGGGCGGCGCGACCTTCCGCGAGGCGCATCTCGCCATGGAGATGCTGCACGACAGCGGCCTCGTCCGCAGCCTCGACCTCGTCGAGCTCAACCCCTTCCTCGACGAGCGCGGCCGCACCGCGATCCTGATGACGGACCTCGCCGCCAGCCTGATGGGACGCAGCGTCCTCGACCGGCCGACGCGGAGTTTTTGA
- the yhdG_3 gene encoding putative amino acid permease YhdG, translating into MSPSTQGADAGARPLERSIGLFRLVMLGVGATVGTGIFVILSAAVPEVGPAILVSFLLAAVTAGLTALCYAELASALPLSGSSYSYAYATLGELAAFLVGACLLLEYAVSASAIAVGWGQYLNEVFGALIGWTMPDAISQPPGRGGYVNLPAIVLIGLCTLLLLRGAAESTAINAVLVVLKLAVLVFFAVVALAAFDPANLTPFAPLGWAGIGTAASTIFFSYIGLDTISTASEEVRDPARTLPLGIVISLIIVTAIYLLVALAGIGAQPWTHFAGQDAGLAVILRNVTGTPWPALVLSIGAVISIFSVTLVTMYGQTRILFAMSRDGLLPALFQRVDRRSCSPNANTLAVGFFVASLAALVPLDVLANLTSMGTLVAFTAVSLGVIILRRTRPDLPRGFRVPFYPLVPLASLACCLMLIAALPRDTYLLFAIWIGAALVIYAAYSQRHSRLARG; encoded by the coding sequence GTGTCGCCCTCGACACAGGGTGCCGATGCCGGAGCCCGGCCCCTCGAACGCTCCATCGGCCTGTTCCGCCTCGTCATGCTTGGGGTCGGCGCCACGGTGGGCACCGGCATCTTCGTGATCCTGAGCGCGGCGGTGCCGGAGGTCGGCCCCGCCATCCTGGTCTCGTTCCTGCTGGCCGCCGTCACGGCGGGCCTCACGGCGCTCTGCTACGCGGAGCTGGCTTCGGCGCTTCCGCTCTCGGGCTCGTCCTATTCCTATGCTTACGCCACCCTCGGCGAACTGGCGGCCTTCCTCGTCGGGGCCTGCCTCCTCCTCGAATACGCGGTCTCCGCCTCGGCCATCGCCGTCGGATGGGGCCAGTATCTCAACGAGGTCTTCGGTGCGCTCATCGGCTGGACCATGCCGGATGCCATCAGCCAGCCCCCCGGCAGGGGCGGCTACGTCAACCTGCCGGCCATCGTCCTCATCGGCCTATGCACCCTGCTGCTCCTGCGCGGTGCGGCCGAATCCACCGCGATCAACGCGGTCCTCGTGGTCCTGAAGCTCGCCGTGCTGGTGTTCTTCGCCGTCGTCGCCCTCGCGGCGTTCGATCCGGCGAACCTCACGCCCTTCGCTCCGCTCGGCTGGGCCGGGATCGGCACCGCCGCCTCGACGATCTTCTTCTCCTATATCGGCCTCGATACGATCTCGACGGCGAGCGAGGAGGTGCGCGACCCGGCGCGCACGCTGCCCCTGGGCATCGTCATCTCGCTCATCATCGTCACCGCGATCTACCTCCTCGTCGCCCTCGCGGGGATCGGCGCGCAGCCCTGGACGCACTTTGCCGGGCAGGATGCGGGGCTGGCGGTGATCCTTAGAAACGTCACCGGGACGCCCTGGCCGGCCCTCGTCCTGTCGATCGGGGCCGTCATCTCCATCTTCTCCGTGACCCTGGTGACGATGTATGGCCAGACCCGCATCCTCTTCGCCATGAGCCGGGACGGTCTGCTGCCGGCGCTGTTCCAGCGGGTGGACCGGCGCAGCTGCAGCCCGAACGCCAACACGCTGGCGGTGGGATTCTTCGTGGCCTCGCTGGCGGCGCTCGTCCCCCTCGACGTGCTCGCCAACCTCACCAGCATGGGCACCCTCGTCGCCTTCACGGCGGTCTCCCTCGGCGTGATCATCCTGCGCCGGACGCGGCCCGACCTGCCGCGGGGATTTCGCGTGCCGTTCTACCCGCTGGTCCCCCTCGCGAGCCTCGCCTGCTGCCTGATGCTCATCGCGGCGCTGCCACGAGACACCTACCTTCTCTTCGCGATCTGGATCGGCGCCGCCCTGGTGATCTATGCCGCCTATTCGCAGCGTCATTCGCGATTGGCTCGGGGCTGA
- the moxF_1 gene encoding Methanol dehydrogenase [cytochrome c] subunit 1, producing MNRLLNSVSVLAVLALAPIGLSGIAHANDKLIDLSNSDENWVMPGKNYDSDNYSKLKQINTTNVKDLKVSWTFSTGLLNGHEGAPVVVDNKMYIHTSFPNNTFALALDDPGKILWQDKPKQNPAARAVACCDLVNRGLAYWPGDGKTPALILKTLLDGNVMALNAETGETVWKVENSDIKVGSTLTIAPYVVKDKVIIGSSGAELGVRGYLTAYDVKTGSQVWRAYATGPDKDLLLASDFNIKNPHYGQKNLGTSTWEGDAWKIGGGTNWGWYAYDPGTNLIYFGTGNPAPWNETMRPGDNKWTMTIFGRDADTGEAKFGYQKTPHDEWDYAGVNVMMLSNQKDKDGKDRKLLTHPDRNGIVYTLDRTDGSLVSANKIDDTVNVFKSVDLKTGQPVRDPEYGTRMDHLAKDICPSAMGYHNQGHDSYDPERKLFFMGINHICMDWEPFMLPYRAGQFFVGATLNMYPGPKGDRQNYEGLGQIKGYNAITGEFKWEKMERFAVWGGTTATAGGLVFYGTLDGYIKARNSDNGDLLWKFKMPSGAIGYPITYSHKGDQYVAIYYGVGGWPGVGLVFDLQDPTAGLGAVGAFKKLANYTQMGGGVMVFSLNGKGPYDDPSVGEYQTAAAK from the coding sequence ATGAACAGGTTACTGAATTCAGTCTCGGTGCTGGCCGTCCTGGCCCTGGCACCGATCGGACTGTCAGGGATCGCTCACGCCAACGACAAGCTCATCGATCTGTCGAACAGCGATGAAAACTGGGTGATGCCGGGCAAGAACTACGACTCGGACAACTACAGCAAACTCAAGCAGATCAACACGACGAACGTGAAGGACCTCAAGGTCTCCTGGACGTTCTCGACCGGCCTGCTCAACGGCCACGAGGGCGCGCCCGTCGTCGTCGACAACAAGATGTACATCCACACCTCCTTCCCGAACAACACGTTCGCTCTCGCCCTCGACGATCCGGGCAAGATCCTGTGGCAGGACAAGCCCAAGCAGAACCCGGCCGCCCGCGCCGTCGCCTGCTGCGATCTCGTGAACCGCGGTCTGGCCTACTGGCCCGGCGACGGAAAGACCCCGGCGCTGATCCTCAAGACCCTGCTCGACGGCAACGTCATGGCGCTCAACGCCGAGACCGGCGAGACGGTGTGGAAGGTCGAGAATTCCGACATCAAGGTCGGCTCCACCCTGACCATCGCCCCCTACGTGGTGAAGGACAAGGTCATCATCGGCTCCTCGGGCGCCGAGCTCGGCGTGCGCGGCTACCTCACCGCCTACGACGTGAAGACCGGTTCCCAGGTCTGGCGCGCCTATGCGACCGGCCCGGACAAGGACCTGCTGCTCGCCTCGGACTTCAACATCAAGAACCCCCATTACGGGCAGAAGAACCTCGGCACCTCCACCTGGGAAGGCGATGCCTGGAAGATCGGCGGCGGCACCAACTGGGGCTGGTACGCCTACGATCCCGGCACCAACCTGATCTACTTCGGCACCGGCAACCCGGCGCCGTGGAACGAGACCATGCGTCCCGGCGACAACAAGTGGACGATGACCATCTTCGGCCGCGACGCCGATACGGGTGAAGCCAAGTTCGGCTACCAGAAGACCCCGCATGACGAGTGGGATTACGCCGGCGTCAACGTGATGATGCTGTCGAACCAGAAGGACAAGGACGGCAAGGACCGCAAGCTCCTGACCCATCCGGACCGGAACGGCATCGTCTACACCCTCGACCGGACGGACGGCTCGCTCGTCTCGGCCAACAAGATCGACGACACGGTCAACGTGTTCAAGTCGGTCGACCTGAAGACGGGCCAGCCGGTGCGCGATCCCGAATACGGCACCCGCATGGACCACCTCGCCAAGGACATCTGTCCCTCGGCGATGGGCTACCACAACCAGGGCCACGATTCCTACGATCCCGAGCGCAAGCTCTTCTTCATGGGCATCAACCACATCTGCATGGATTGGGAGCCCTTCATGCTTCCCTACCGTGCCGGTCAGTTCTTCGTCGGCGCCACTCTGAACATGTATCCCGGCCCGAAGGGCGATCGCCAGAACTACGAAGGTCTGGGCCAGATCAAGGGCTACAACGCCATCACCGGCGAGTTCAAATGGGAGAAGATGGAGCGCTTCGCCGTGTGGGGCGGGACGACCGCGACCGCCGGCGGTCTCGTGTTCTACGGAACGCTGGACGGCTACATCAAGGCGCGCAACTCGGACAACGGAGACCTTCTCTGGAAGTTCAAGATGCCGTCGGGCGCCATCGGCTACCCGATCACCTACAGCCACAAGGGTGATCAGTACGTCGCCATCTACTACGGCGTCGGCGGCTGGCCGGGTGTCGGCCTCGTGTTCGACCTTCAGGACCCGACTGCCGGCCTCGGCGCGGTGGGCGCGTTCAAGAAGCTCGCCAACTACACCCAGATGGGCGGCGGCGTGATGGTGTTCTCGCTGAACGGCAAGGGTCCGTACGACGATCCGAGCGTCGGCGAGTACCAGACCGCGGCTGCGAAGTAG